The genomic interval CGATACACGTACCGGTTGATGTCGTGATGCATCATGTGACGGCAATTCACGAACGACCAGTAGTGGTAGGGGGTGACCCAGTGCCGCGAATAATGGATACCGTAGGAACCGTGGTACACGGCATACGGCCCGAGCGGTGCCCATCCAACATAGTCGCCTCCATAACGCCACTCGACCCACGCCGGTGCCCAGTCATAGCCGGGGATCCAGAGCCAACCATAGTAATCATCAAAATACCAGCGGCCGTAATGATAGGTTGCCCACCCCCACGGCTCCTCCGTGTCCCAGTACCATCCATCGTCGGTCCAGACCCACCGGCCGAATTGGTACGGACGCCAACCCGTTTCGACATGCATCGGCCGCCAGGCGTACAGGCCGGCATCGACCGTGATCCACTCCCCGTGAGGGTCCAGGGAAGAATAGAATGCCCCGAACGATATCTCGAACCCGCCAAACGAGAACGCGCGCACACTCGCCAGGCCACTCAGGGCTACCAGCGCCAGAACCATCATCACTCGTTTCATGGGAACCTCTCTCCGCTGTGACTGCTTTCACAGGGATATGCTCCAACAGGCATGCCAGACAGGGAATTGCCCTTTTCGGGGCGCAGGGGTCGAAACGACAGCGGGCACTGTCCACATTCGTGGCCAATGCCCACTTTACCGGACAGCTCAGGTCCTATCGTATAGAACCGTCCAGGAGAGCGGCCATGATGCCATTCTGAACCGCCAGACGGTTGCGCGCCTGCTCTACGGCGATGGAATTCGAACCGTCGAGGACCTCGCCCGTGATCTCCTCCCCGCGATTTGCCGGAAGCCGGTGCATGACGAGGTGATCCGACTTCGCATGTTTGAGCAACGTCCGGTTCACCTGATAGGGCTTGAAGATGAGAGAACGCCGGCCCCCTTCAACACGGGGCGTGGCTTGCGGCCAGACATCGGTGTACACGACATCAGCATCGCGAACAGCATCGACCGGGTCTGGGATCATCTCCACCCGGCTGACACCCGCGGCCTGGGCCTCCTCCAGAAAACGTGGGTGAGGCTCGTATCCAGCCGGACATGAACACACGAGATGGAACGGCAATCGGGCGGCGCACTCGAGCCAGGAGTTCGCCATCGTGTTGCCGTCGCCTACATACACGATCTTCGTGGTCGGCGTGAAGCGTTGCCGCTCCATGAGCGTGTACACATCACCGAGCACCTGACAGGGATGCAGCAGATCTGTGAGCGCATTGATCACCGGTACCGTCGCACTCTCCGCCAGTTGCACGCATGTCTGATGACGGACGGTCCGCGCGATGATAAGATCGGTGTACTGGGAGACGATCGACCCGATATCGTGAACGGATTCGCGCGCCGCCATGCGGATCGTTGTGTCATCGAGGAAGACGGGATGTCCCCCCAGTTGCGCGATGCCAACCTCGAAGGACACCCGGGTACGGAGCGATGCGCATTCAAAGATCATCGCCGCCGTTCTGTGCGCGAGGGGCGGGCGGACACGGCTGCCATCAGCGGCAAGCTCTCTGCTGATCCGCAGGACGGTCTGGAGCTCTTCCGCCGTCCACAAGGCAAAGGAAACAAGATCACGCTTCATGGAGATCCGGGAGTATGGTCAGGGTTGTGAAACAGGAATGCGGTACAACGGACGCTGTACCGGGAGACGCGGAGCGGACGATCAGGGATCAGAACCGTGAAGAAAGCCGGATCCCTGTGCCGTGCGTCATGATGTGGCTGTAGAGCACTTCACACGAACCGCACAACCGCCGCGCAGGATCCGCATCCAGGAGGGTCTGGTCGACCGGACTCTTGCACGCAAGACAGGAGCCGTAGCTCCCCGCCTCCAGCCGGTTCAGTGCGCTGCGCAATTCATCGATCCGGGCATCGCTCTTGAACGCCAGTAACGCATCGATCTCTCGATCGGATATCTGGTCCTGAACGAACTGCTCGGCCGAGGCCTCCAGTCCGTACGCGTCCTGCAAATGCGCGTACAGGCATTGCAGGATGCTCCGTCGCATCACACGCTTGCTCTTCTTCATGACGGTAGCTCCCTCTCGCGGACATACATCACTGCATCCACCGCTTACGCATGAGTGCATCGCCCGGGATCCATGGATCGGACCCTCGTGATGACCGCAAACGCTGCTCAATGAAAAGAACACATTCCTCATTTCAGGATAGAGAATGGGTGGGAGAAAGTCAAGGTTTTCGGGGAAAATCGGGGTCCTGACGCATCCCGGGCACCCGGGAACTCTGTCCGCGAGTGATTGTTTACATAGGGAGTGCTAATCGCATGAAAAGTCACGCTGTTGAAAGGAGCCACGATGAGGAGGATCTTGACTGTGAGCCTGATGGCATACATGATGATGGTGGGTTCGCTGACCGGTTCAGCGAAGGATGCGCGCGCCGAAACGCCCGCGCCGAAGAGCGTGCACGATTTCACCTTGAAGAACATCGACGGCGCGGATGTCCCGCTCGCACGGTACAAAGGGAAGGTGCTGCTGATCGTGAACGTCGCATCCAAGTGCGGCCACACCCCGCAGTACACGGAACTCGAGGAGCTGTACCGCCGCTACAAGGACAAGGGCCTCGTCCTCCTCGGCTTCCCGGCGAACAACTTCGGCTGGCAGGAACCCGGGACGGATGCCGAGATCAAAACGTTCTGCACCACGAACTACAACGTGACCTTCGACATGTTCTCGAAGATCTCCGTGAAAGGCAGCGACCAGCATCCGCTGTACGCGTACCTGACCTCGGAAGATGCGAACCCGGAAACAGCGGGCGGCGTGAAATGGAATTTCACGAAGTACCTGGTGGATAAGAACGGCCACGTTCTCGCGAAGTTCGGCTCCAGCTCCAAACCGCTGTCTGAAGAGATCGTGCAGGCGGTGGAAGAGGCGCTGAAGTAAAAGATGACGGCAGCTTCTTCGGTGAAATGAAAAGGGCGAGAGGAACCATTCCTCCCGCCCTTCTGCTTTCGTCCCCGGAAATCCCGGGGAGGCTCTTCTTCCTTACGCCTTCTTCTTGCCCATCACGTGTGTTGCATGGCCGTAGAACGCTTCCGCACACTCCATCCACGTCTCGGAGAGTGTCGGGTGGGGATGCACGGACTGCGACATATCGTACGCCGTCGCCCCCATCTCCATCGCCACCACCGCCTCGCCGATCAATTCCCCGGCTCCCGCACCAACGATGCCCGCCCCGAGGATGCGCTCGGTCTCGGGATCGATGATCAGCTTCGTCATGCCATCGGTCCGGTCGAAGCTCAGCGCCCGGCCGGATGCCGTCCACGGGAACTTCACCACTTCCACCGTGCGGTTCGCGGCCTTCGCCTCCGCTTCCGTCATGCCGGCCCAGGCGATCTCCGGATCGGTGAACACTACCGCCGGGATGATGATGTTCTCGAACACCGTGTCTTCGCCCATGATCGCTTCCACCGCGATGCGCGCCTCCTTCGATGCCTTGTGCGCAAGCATCACGCCCCCCACCACGTCGCCGATGGCAAGGATGTTCGGGTCACCGGTCTGCTGATGCGTGTCGACCTTGATGTAGCCCTTCTCGTCCTGCACGATCTTCGTATTCTCGATCCCCATGTCCGCACAGTTCGGCGCCCGGCCAACGGAGACGAGAACACGGTCGTACATCTCCTGCCGCTTCTCACCGTTCATCTCGATGTCCACTTTGATCTGTTTGCCCGAGGTGGCCATCTTGAGGACCTTCACCGAGGTGCGGACCTCCTTGAACAGCTTCGCCGCGCGGCGCAGCACCGGCCGCACAAGGTCCTGATCCGCTCCGGCAAGCACCGCCGGAAGCGCCTCCACCACGATCACGTCACTGCCGAGCGTGGCATAGACCGTCCCCAACTCCATGCCGATATACCCGCCGCCGACAACCAGCAGCTTCTCCGGGATCTCCTCGATCTCCAACGCCTCGGTGGAGGTCATCACACGCGGATTGCCGAGGTCGAATGCCGGGGGCATCGCCGGCCGTGAGCCGACCGCCACGATGGCCTTGCCGAACGTGATGAACTGCTGCCCGGAGGCGGTCTCGACCCGCAGGGTCCTGGAATCCTCGAAATGCGCCTTCCCTTCGAGCACCTGGACACCCCGCTTCTGCGCCAGCGTGCGTACGCCGCCCGCCAGCTTCTCGATCACGCTGTCCTTCCACGTACGCATCTCGTTCAGATCGATGCGCGGAGCCGCAAAGTGTATCCCCCGGAACGAGGACTCTTTCGCCTCGTCGATCAGTTTCGCCGCGTGGAGCAGCGCCTTGGAAGGGATGCATCCGCGGTTCAGACAGACACCACCGAGCCGGGCATCGCGCTCCACCAACACAACGCTCTTTCCTTTATCGGCCGCGTAGAATGCCGCGGCATAACCGCCGGGGCCGGCGCCGATGACAACAACATCTGTGGTAATGGTATTCACGTGTCAGTCCCTGTCAGATCTTCACATCGTCTTCGGAGAATTGTTCGAACTCGCGGACAAGGTCCACGATGAACCGTGCGGCATTGGCGCCGTCGATGATCCGGTGGTCGTACGACAGCCCGAGCGGCAGGATGGTGCGCTCCACGACCTTCCCTTCGCGTATGACGGGCCTGGCCGAGCTCCGGCCCATGCCGAGGATCGCCACTTCCGGCGTATTGATGATCGGTGTGAAGAAACCTCCGCCGATGCCACCCTGATTCGAGATGCTGAACGTCCCGCCCTGCATCTCCTCGAGCGCCAGCTTGCGTTCACGCGCCCTGTCGGCCACCGAGGTCACATCGGCTGAGAGCTGCACCAGGTCTTTCTTGTCCACATCACGGATCACCGGCACGATGAGCCCGTGTTCGGTGTCCACGGCAAGCCCGAGATGATAATACTGCTTGAGGATCAGCTCGCCCGTTGCTTCCTGCATGCTGGCATTGAAGAGCGGATGTTTCTTCAACGCGTTGGCCACGGCGCGGAGGGCGAACGATGTGAGCGTCAGCCGTACACCCTTCTTCTCGTACGCCGGCGCATATTTCTTGCGCAGCGCCATGATGGCCGTGACATCGGCCTCGTCGAACTGCGTCACATGCGGCACGTGCGTCCAGGACTCGACCATCTTGTTGCTGATGGTCTTCCGGAGTGTCGTGATCCGCTTGCTCTCCACCTTGCCCCACTTCGAGAAATCCACGACCGCCGGAGCGGGGCAACCACAGGCGCTGCCACTGCTGCGCCACCCGTTGCCGGGCGCGTACCGAGCGCGGTCTCCTGGAGCCACTGGATGTACCGGCGCACGTCCGCAACGCTCACACGGCCACCGGACTCGGTACCCCGCACACGGCGAAGGTCGATATCCAGTTCGCGGGCGATCCTTCTCACCGTCGGGGATGCCGGCGGCTGCGGGCCTGTCGGTACCTCGAGCACGGCTCCGCTCGGTTGCATCATCGGCCGCGCACCTGCTGCGGGGGCCGCCGGACGTGCAGGTGCCTCCTCGGGTTCCTCATCACCAACGCTTGCATCCACCGTCCGCGGTGCGGGCGTAGCCGCGGCCGCGCCATCTTCACTCACGGTCAGCAGCAAGGCGCCAACCTTGATGACATCACCTTCCTTCACGTGCACCGTTCCGACGACGCCCGCAACAGGCGACGGGATCGATGCCACGGCCTTCTCGCTCTCCAGTTCAAGCACGGGCTGATCCTGCGCGATGCGATCGCCCTGTTTGACAAAGATCGTCGCGACGGTGCCGGAATCAGATCCCTCACCCAGCCGCGGTAGACGTATCTCCATGAATGCTCCTTTGCTTCGCCAGTGAACTCAAACGATCTCGGGGAAATGCTTCTCCGGATCGACGCCCAGGTCCCGGATCGCCGCCGCGACCCTGGCGGGATCATACTCCCCTTTGCGGGCGAGGGCATACAACGTTGCGATCACGATGCTCTCCGCATCGATCTCAAAGAACCGCCGCAGTGCAGGGCGCGTGTCGCTCCGCCCGAAGCCGTCCGTTCCGAGCGTCGTCAACCCGCCGGGGACCCACGGCGCGATCTGGTCGGGAACGAGCTTCATGTAATCGGAGACGGCGATGAACGGGCCCTTCTCTGCCTGCAGCACCTGCTCCACGTACGACACCTTCGGCGGCTCCGTCGGATGCAACATATTCCATCGCTGCGCATTCAGCGCGTCGTTCCGCAGCGCCTTGTAACTCGTGGCACTCCAGATGTCGGCCGAGATGTAGTACTGGTCCGCAAGGATCTCCTGTGCACGCAGCGCCTGACGGATGATCGGGCCACTGGCGAAGATCTGCGCGGTGTGCTGCCCCTTCCCCTCTGCTTTCCTGAACTTGTACAACCCCTTCAGAATGCCTTCCGTCACGCCTTCCGGCATCGGGGGCATCGGATAATTCTCATTATAGAGCGTGAGGTAGTAGAACACCGCTTCGCCCTCACCGTACATGCGGCGGAGCCCATCCTGCACGATCACTGCCGTCTCATAGGAGAATGCCGGATCATAGGCACGCATGTTCGGGATGGTCGTCGCAAGCAGCTGACTGTGACCATCCTCATGCTGCAGGCCCTCGCCGTTCAGCGTCGTCCGGCCGGCCGTGGCGCCAAGCATGAATCCCTTCGCCCGCATGTCGCCTGCCGCCCACGCCAGATCGCCAATGCGCTGGAATCCGAACATCGAATAATAAATATAGAACGGGATCATGTTCACACCGTGGTTCGCGTACGCCGTGGCCGCCGCGATGAACGACGACATGGCGCCCGCTTCGGTGATCCCCTCTTCCAGGATCTGCCCGTCTTTGCTTTCACGGTAATACAACAACGACTCCGAGTCGACCGGCTCGTACAACTGCCCCTTCGGCGAGTAGATGCCGATCTCGCGGAAGAGCGGGTCCATGCCGAACGTTCGCGCCTCATCAGGGATGATGGGGACGATGTTCTTCCCGACGGACTTGTTCCGCAGGAGCATGCTGAGCATGCGGACGAATGCCATCGTGGTCGACACCTCGGTGTGCCCGGTGCCCTTGAGGAACTCGGCGAACTTGTCCAACGCAGGGATCTCAGCCACGGGCGCGCTCTCGACCCTTCGCGGCAGACTGCCGCCAAGTGTCTTGCGGCGCTCACGGAGGTACGTGATCTCCGGACTGTCGTCGGGCGGCCGGTAGAACGGCGTATCCGCCACATCTTCATCATTGATCGGGATGCCGAATCGCGAGCGGAACTCCCGCAACTCCTTCTCATTCAGCTTCTTCTGCTGGTGCGACACGTTCCGGCCTTCGCCGGCCTCACCCAGCCCGTATCCTTTCACGGTCTTCGCCAGGATCACCGTCGGCGAACCCCGGTGCTCCATCGCTGCCTTATACGCGGCGTAGACTTTGCGCGGATCATGGCCGCCACGCTGGAGTTTCCGGATCTGCTCGTCGGTCAGCTTGAGCGCACGCTTCGCGAGTTCGGGATATTTCCCGAAGAAATGCTTGCGTGTATAGCTGCCTGTTTCGACGGAATACTTCTGGAAGTCGCCGTCAACAGCTTCTTCCATGCGTTTCATCAGCAGGCCATCACTGTCCTCGGCAAGGAGCGGGTCCCAGTCCGAACCCCACACCACCTTGATGACGTTCCATCCCGCACCACGGAAGGCCGATTCCAATTCCTGGATGATCTTGCCGTTGCCACGCACCGGCCCGTCGAGCCGTTGAAGATTGCAATTCACGATCCACACCAGATTGTCCAGCCCCTCGCGCGATGCAAGCGTGAGCGCACCGAGCGTTTCCGGCTCGTCCGTTTCACCATCGCCGCCGAATGACCAGACCTTGGGCTCTTCGCCGGTGATGAAGCCGCGGGCCTTGAGGTAGCGGTTGAAGCGCGCCTGATAGATGGACATGATCGGGCCGAGGCCCATCGATACTGTGGGGAACTGCCAGAAGCCCGGCATCAGGTACGGATGCGGGTACGACGAGAGTCCCCCCGTCCGCGCGAGTTCCTGACGGAAATGATGCAGCTTCTGTGTGTCGATGCGTCCCTCGAGGAACGCACGGGCGTAGATGCCCGGGGAGGCGTGGCCCTGAAAATAGACCATGTCCGCCGGACGGTCGCCATCACCCCCACGGAAGAAGTGGTTGAACGCCACCTCGTACAGGGTGGCAGATGACGCGTAGGACGAGATGTGCCCGCCCAGGCCGCTGTGCGCCCGGTTGGCATTCACGACCATCGCCATGGCATTCCAGCGGATGAAGCTCTTGATCCGGCGCTCGATCTCGCGGTCGCCGGGATACTCGGGCTCCTCTTCCACCGGGATGGTATTGAGGTACGGCGTGCTCACCGAACGCGGGATCTGCATCCCTGCATCGCGCAACCGGGTCTTCAGACGCTCGAAGAGCAGCGGAAGTTTCTCTGCCGGCTGGTCACGGAGGACCGATTCCAGCACCAGTTCCAGTGAATCCAGCCAGCGTTCCTGCTCTGCCTGCGCCCCTTGCGGGGTACCATCGGGTTTCGTAAGTTCTTTTTCCACTCGTTCTCACCTGTAAAAGGACTGGGTAATGTACGCGTTTCTTCATCTGCACACAATACCTAAGTGCAGTGCGTTTCACTGACGAACACCTCCACACCCCGGGGATGCAGCTGGCGTGCGACGACGTCCTGCTCGATCTCTGCGATGCGAACCCCGGCTGCGAGACCCTGCGCGTCTGGAGCCCGGAGACGTACTTCGTTGTGGCGGGGTACACGAACCACATCCTGGAAGAGATCCGTGTGGATGCCTGCGTGGCCCGGGGCATCCCCCTCTATCGTAGAACAAGCGGAGGGGGTACGGTAGTTCAGGGCCCCGGGTGCCTGAATTATTCCGTCATTCTGCGCATCGAGCGCGATGCGGCACTGGAGAACATCACCTCCACGGGCTCC from Ignavibacteriota bacterium carries:
- the argF gene encoding ornithine carbamoyltransferase, with protein sequence MKRDLVSFALWTAEELQTVLRISRELAADGSRVRPPLAHRTAAMIFECASLRTRVSFEVGIAQLGGHPVFLDDTTIRMAARESVHDIGSIVSQYTDLIIARTVRHQTCVQLAESATVPVINALTDLLHPCQVLGDVYTLMERQRFTPTTKIVYVGDGNTMANSWLECAARLPFHLVCSCPAGYEPHPRFLEEAQAAGVSRVEMIPDPVDAVRDADVVYTDVWPQATPRVEGGRRSLIFKPYQVNRTLLKHAKSDHLVMHRLPANRGEEITGEVLDGSNSIAVEQARNRLAVQNGIMAALLDGSIR
- the lpdA gene encoding dihydrolipoyl dehydrogenase is translated as MNTITTDVVVIGAGPGGYAAAFYAADKGKSVVLVERDARLGGVCLNRGCIPSKALLHAAKLIDEAKESSFRGIHFAAPRIDLNEMRTWKDSVIEKLAGGVRTLAQKRGVQVLEGKAHFEDSRTLRVETASGQQFITFGKAIVAVGSRPAMPPAFDLGNPRVMTSTEALEIEEIPEKLLVVGGGYIGMELGTVYATLGSDVIVVEALPAVLAGADQDLVRPVLRRAAKLFKEVRTSVKVLKMATSGKQIKVDIEMNGEKRQEMYDRVLVSVGRAPNCADMGIENTKIVQDEKGYIKVDTHQQTGDPNILAIGDVVGGVMLAHKASKEARIAVEAIMGEDTVFENIIIPAVVFTDPEIAWAGMTEAEAKAANRTVEVVKFPWTASGRALSFDRTDGMTKLIIDPETERILGAGIVGAGAGELIGEAVVAMEMGATAYDMSQSVHPHPTLSETWMECAEAFYGHATHVMGKKKA
- the aceE gene encoding pyruvate dehydrogenase (acetyl-transferring), homodimeric type; this encodes MEKELTKPDGTPQGAQAEQERWLDSLELVLESVLRDQPAEKLPLLFERLKTRLRDAGMQIPRSVSTPYLNTIPVEEEPEYPGDREIERRIKSFIRWNAMAMVVNANRAHSGLGGHISSYASSATLYEVAFNHFFRGGDGDRPADMVYFQGHASPGIYARAFLEGRIDTQKLHHFRQELARTGGLSSYPHPYLMPGFWQFPTVSMGLGPIMSIYQARFNRYLKARGFITGEEPKVWSFGGDGETDEPETLGALTLASREGLDNLVWIVNCNLQRLDGPVRGNGKIIQELESAFRGAGWNVIKVVWGSDWDPLLAEDSDGLLMKRMEEAVDGDFQKYSVETGSYTRKHFFGKYPELAKRALKLTDEQIRKLQRGGHDPRKVYAAYKAAMEHRGSPTVILAKTVKGYGLGEAGEGRNVSHQQKKLNEKELREFRSRFGIPINDEDVADTPFYRPPDDSPEITYLRERRKTLGGSLPRRVESAPVAEIPALDKFAEFLKGTGHTEVSTTMAFVRMLSMLLRNKSVGKNIVPIIPDEARTFGMDPLFREIGIYSPKGQLYEPVDSESLLYYRESKDGQILEEGITEAGAMSSFIAAATAYANHGVNMIPFYIYYSMFGFQRIGDLAWAAGDMRAKGFMLGATAGRTTLNGEGLQHEDGHSQLLATTIPNMRAYDPAFSYETAVIVQDGLRRMYGEGEAVFYYLTLYNENYPMPPMPEGVTEGILKGLYKFRKAEGKGQHTAQIFASGPIIRQALRAQEILADQYYISADIWSATSYKALRNDALNAQRWNMLHPTEPPKVSYVEQVLQAEKGPFIAVSDYMKLVPDQIAPWVPGGLTTLGTDGFGRSDTRPALRRFFEIDAESIVIATLYALARKGEYDPARVAAAIRDLGVDPEKHFPEIV
- a CDS encoding glutathione peroxidase, with amino-acid sequence MRRILTVSLMAYMMMVGSLTGSAKDARAETPAPKSVHDFTLKNIDGADVPLARYKGKVLLIVNVASKCGHTPQYTELEELYRRYKDKGLVLLGFPANNFGWQEPGTDAEIKTFCTTNYNVTFDMFSKISVKGSDQHPLYAYLTSEDANPETAGGVKWNFTKYLVDKNGHVLAKFGSSSKPLSEEIVQAVEEALK